The region ACCCCGCCCCTACAAGACTTTCCGTAGGGGCGGGGTCTACCCGCCCGCCTCTCACAACCCGCAAACGACCCCGCCGTCGTTGACCAGCTCACCACGGCAGGGCTAGTGTTCGCCCGAAATCCGATCAGCCACGCCGCCAGGCAGGCAGGGGGGTTTCGCCCGGAAGGAGCCCGGTGGTGAAAAGCGTCCTCGAACGCACCCGCCTGCCCGAGGGTTTTCGGGACTTCGGTCCCGAGGCCGCGCAGGCCATTACGAACATGAGCGCCCGTCTCGACCGCGTGTATTCGCGCTGGGGTTTCCAGCGCGTGCTCACGCCGAGCATCGAGGCCGAGGAAGTCCTGCGTCCGGGTCTGGGCCCCCGCGCGGCGGCAGACGCATTTCCGCTCGTCGATCCGCTGACGGGCCAGCGCCTGCTCTATCGCCCCGACATCACCCCGCAGGTGGCGCGCCTGGTGGCAACCGGCGCCGCCGGCGACGCGCTTCCCATCAAGCTCTTCTACCGTGGATCCATTGTGCGCCAGCGCCACACCGGCGCCCACGGCGCGCGCGAGATCTACCAGAGCGGCGTCGAAAACTTCAGCACCGAGTCCGAGCTGGCCGACGCCGAGACCGTCGCCCTGTGCCTGGAAGCCGCCGAGGCCGCAGGGCTCAAGGATCACGTGCTCGAGCTCGGAGACATTCGCTTTGTCGACGGCGTGCTCGAAATGCTCGACCTCGATGCCGAGCAGCGCGCGGCGCTCACCTCCGCCATCGACCGCAAGGACCGCGCCGAGATCACGGAGTTCCTCTCGGAGACGAAGGTCTCCGCAAAGGGCCGCCAGATTCTCGAAGCCCTGCCCGGCCTCTTCGGCGGCGAGGAAGTCTTCGCCCGCGCAAAGAAGCTGCCGATTCCCGAGGCCTCGAAGCGCGCGGTGAGTTCGCTTGAGAAACTCGTCAAAACCCTCAAGGCCGCGGGCGTGAAGATGGCGCGGGTCGAGATCGATCTCGCCGAGGTGCGCGGGCTGGACTACTACACGGGCCTGCTCTTTGCCGTCTATGCCGGCGGCGCGGCCAAGGCCGTTCTGAGCGGCGGGCGCTACGACCACCTGGCCGCCGCCTTCGGGCGCGACATTCCGGCCGTGGGCTTTGCCGCCGACGTGGAGCTGCTTGCCCGCCTGGGCGAGACAAGCGCCCCGCGCCACGGGGACCTGGCATCGGCCGACGTGGTGCTTCATGCAAGCAAGGGTTCGGCCGAAGCGGCACTGGCGCAGGCGACGAAGCTGCGCGCCAAGGGCCAGCGCGTCCTGCTCGCGGGCGTTCGCGCCGGCAAGCGCGAGGCGCAGGCCAAAGCGGCTGCGCTGGGCGCGAAACTGGTCGAGGTGAAAGCCCCGGCCGCAAAGACGAAGAAGTAGATCGCGGGCTTCTGGCTCGCGGGAAGGAACACGCAACGTGTCCAACGTAGTCATCGTGGGCGCCCAGTGGGGCGACGAAGGCAAAGGCAAGGTCGTCGACCTCTATTCGGAGTGGGCCGACGCGGTCGTGCGCTACCAGGGCGGCAACAACGCCGGCCACACGCTGGTGGTCGAGGGCAAGAAGACCGTCCTCCACCTCATCCCCTCGGGCGTGCTGCACCAAGGCAAGACCTGCGTGATCGGCAACGGCGTGGTGGTCGATCCCAAGGTGCTGCTCGTCGAGCTCGACGCGCTCAAGGCCCAGGGCCGCGACCTGCTGGCCGAGGGCACCCTCGCCATCAGCGAGTCGGCCCACGTCATTCTTCCCTACCACTGCACCCTCGATGCGGCCCGCGAGAACTTCAAGGGCGAGCGCAAGATCGGCACCACCGGCCGCGGCATCGGCCCTGCCTACACCGACAAGGTGGGCCGCGACGGCCTGCGCATGGCGGAGTTCATCCGCCCCGCGTGCTTCCGCAAGCATCTCGAGGAGAGTCTCTCCTTCAAGAACGACATCCTGACCAAGGTGCTCGGTGAGAAACCCGTCGACGTCGAAGCCGTCTTCGACGAGTACTGCGCCTACGCCGAACGCATCCGTCCGGCGGTGCTCAACTGCGGCGTATTGCTCGACGAGCAGCGCAAGGCCGGCAAGAAGATCCTCTTCGAGGGCGCGCAGGGGACCCTGCTGGACGTCGACCACGGGACCTATCCCTATGTCACCAGCTCGAGCACCGTCTCGGGCGGCGCCGCTATTGGCGCGGGCGTGGGCCCGGTCTTTCTCGACAAGGTGATCGGAATCTCAAAGGCCTACACCACCCGCGTGGGCGAAGGCCCCTTTCCCACCGAGCTCTTTGACGATGTGGGCAAGGGCATTGCCGAGCGCGGCGCCGAGTTCGGTGCCACCACGGGGCGGCCGCGCCGCTGCGGCTGGCTCGATGCGCTGGTGCTCAAGCACGCGGTGCGCGTCAACTCGCTCACCGGCCTGGCCGTAACGAAGCTCGACGTTTTGAGCGGCATGAACGAAGTGCGCATCGCCACCGCCTACGACACCCCCGAGGGCCGCGTCCACGAGGTTCCGGCCGCCCGCGACGTGCTCGCCGAGGCCAAGCCCGTTTACGAGACGATGGAAGGCTGGGGCGACGCACGCGACGCGCGCCACTTCAGCGAGCTCCCCGCCGCAGCGCGCCGTTTCGTTGATCGCATCGAGGAACTCACCGGCATCCCGGTTGTGCTGCTCTCGGTTGGGCCCGGCCGTGAAGAGACGATCGTGCGCGAGAATCCATTCAGCTGAAACAAAAAAGGACGGGCACAGCCCGTCCGGTTCGACAAAGATTTAAGGGGCGGGCTCTACCCGCCCTTTTCTTTTATCCGGGCTCCAGCCCCAGCAGGTGCTTGCTGGCTTTCTCCACCAGCTTTCCGGGCTCGGCAATCTCGGCGTCGGCGACGCGCAGGACGATGATGCCGGCAAGCGTGGCGACAAAGAGGGTTGCACGGTCGCGGGCCTCGTCCTCTGAGAGCTTGGGACCGGTGTGCTGGAGCTGCTTGGAAAGCAACTCCGTGTAGCTGCGCATCAGGGTGCGGAGCAGCCCCGGCAGGTGCCCGCCCACAGCGTCGGCCTCCAGCACCACGGCCAGCAGCATGCGCATACGCTCGGACTGCTCGACGAAGTAGTCGAACTCCGAGGCGCTGAGCACGGGGCTCGGTGCCTTGCCCGCTTCGGCGGGGCGCTTCTCGGCCATCATGGACTGGATGTCGTCCATCATGTGATTGAAGATCGCCTGAAGGAGCCCTTCCTTGGATCGGAAGTGCCAGAACACGGTCGCGGTGGAGATGTCGCACTGTTTGGCGATCATCGCGACCGAGGTGGCGCGGTAGCCGCGCTCGGCAAACAGGGCGACGGCCGCGCCAATGATCTGCGCGCGGGTCTTCTCGCCCTCGATCTCTTTCTTGGTCTTCTGGCGGGACATTGGCCCTGATCCCTGTTGATCCCCGGTTTGAAAGGGCATCTTAGGGAGTTGGACGGCGCGGAGCAAACAGGCCCGATCCCCTCTCCCTCTGGGAGGGGGTCAGGGTGAGAGTTCTGGTGCCGCAAAGCCTGAACCCTCGCCCTCGCTTCGCTCGACCTCTCCCAGAGGGAGAGGGGATCATATTCTGATTACTGTTTCTTCCGTCGCTCTTCGTACAAATCCAGGAGCGTATAGAAAATCCTGAGCGTCGGGGTGGGCACGCCGGCGGCCTCGCCCATCTTCACGACGACGCCGCAGAGGGCTTCGTGCTCGACTGGTCGGTTTGCCGAAACGTCCCAGGCCATCGAGGTCCGCACGTCGGGCAGCCCCATGGTCGCCTGGATGTGGCGGTCGGCGTGTTTGTAGTCCAGGGCAATGCCGCTTGCCTGCGCCACGTCGACAACCTCGTACATCGCGCGGCGCACCAGCTCGCGGGTCTCCTCGCGCCCGAGCAGCTCCAGCGGGCTGCATCCGGAGATCGCCGAGAGAGTGTTGAGCGAGGCATTCCACACCAGCTTGCGCCACTTGTCGGCGCGGATGTCCTGGCTGCGGATGGTCTGGATCTTCGCCTCGGTGAGCGCGGTCGCAATTTTCTCGATGGCCTCGGGCGTCTTCTCCGGATCGGAGTAGCCGATGTCCCCGAGCGTGATGATTCCCGAGGCGAAGTGGCGCACCACGCCGGGCGCCTCGGTCAGCGCGCTCACGTAGCAGGTACCGCCCAAAATCTCGGCATGGGGAAAGCGCTCGCGCAGAAAGTCCTCGGTCTCCACCCCGTTCTGGAGGGGAAGCCAGTAGCAGCCCGGCACTGCCAGTGCGTCGAGTCCCTCGGCTGCGGCCTGGTTCTGGTAGCTCTTCACGCACCAGAGGATCAGGTCGAAGGGCCCGGCTTTTGCGAACTCCGCCGCCGGAAGCGCGCGCACGTCCACGTGTTTGCTCTCGCCCTTTTCAAAGTGCAGCGTGAGCCCGTTCTGCGAGAGCGCTTCGAGCGTCTTGCCGCGCGCCATGAACGTGACCTCCGCACCGCCGAGCGCGAGCATCCCGCCGTAGTAACCGCCAACCCCGCCCGGGCCGACCACACCGATTCGCATGAGGGAATCCTCCGAGTGGGGAAAGGTAGCGGGTAGGTCGTGCACAAGCCAGCTACCGGCGTC is a window of Chrysiogenia bacterium DNA encoding:
- the hisZ gene encoding ATP phosphoribosyltransferase regulatory subunit; the encoded protein is MKSVLERTRLPEGFRDFGPEAAQAITNMSARLDRVYSRWGFQRVLTPSIEAEEVLRPGLGPRAAADAFPLVDPLTGQRLLYRPDITPQVARLVATGAAGDALPIKLFYRGSIVRQRHTGAHGAREIYQSGVENFSTESELADAETVALCLEAAEAAGLKDHVLELGDIRFVDGVLEMLDLDAEQRAALTSAIDRKDRAEITEFLSETKVSAKGRQILEALPGLFGGEEVFARAKKLPIPEASKRAVSSLEKLVKTLKAAGVKMARVEIDLAEVRGLDYYTGLLFAVYAGGAAKAVLSGGRYDHLAAAFGRDIPAVGFAADVELLARLGETSAPRHGDLASADVVLHASKGSAEAALAQATKLRAKGQRVLLAGVRAGKREAQAKAAALGAKLVEVKAPAAKTKK
- a CDS encoding adenylosuccinate synthase, with product MSNVVIVGAQWGDEGKGKVVDLYSEWADAVVRYQGGNNAGHTLVVEGKKTVLHLIPSGVLHQGKTCVIGNGVVVDPKVLLVELDALKAQGRDLLAEGTLAISESAHVILPYHCTLDAARENFKGERKIGTTGRGIGPAYTDKVGRDGLRMAEFIRPACFRKHLEESLSFKNDILTKVLGEKPVDVEAVFDEYCAYAERIRPAVLNCGVLLDEQRKAGKKILFEGAQGTLLDVDHGTYPYVTSSSTVSGGAAIGAGVGPVFLDKVIGISKAYTTRVGEGPFPTELFDDVGKGIAERGAEFGATTGRPRRCGWLDALVLKHAVRVNSLTGLAVTKLDVLSGMNEVRIATAYDTPEGRVHEVPAARDVLAEAKPVYETMEGWGDARDARHFSELPAAARRFVDRIEELTGIPVVLLSVGPGREETIVRENPFS
- a CDS encoding TetR/AcrR family transcriptional regulator — protein: MSRQKTKKEIEGEKTRAQIIGAAVALFAERGYRATSVAMIAKQCDISTATVFWHFRSKEGLLQAIFNHMMDDIQSMMAEKRPAEAGKAPSPVLSASEFDYFVEQSERMRMLLAVVLEADAVGGHLPGLLRTLMRSYTELLSKQLQHTGPKLSEDEARDRATLFVATLAGIIVLRVADAEIAEPGKLVEKASKHLLGLEPG
- a CDS encoding 2-dehydropantoate 2-reductase, with product MRIGVVGPGGVGGYYGGMLALGGAEVTFMARGKTLEALSQNGLTLHFEKGESKHVDVRALPAAEFAKAGPFDLILWCVKSYQNQAAAEGLDALAVPGCYWLPLQNGVETEDFLRERFPHAEILGGTCYVSALTEAPGVVRHFASGIITLGDIGYSDPEKTPEAIEKIATALTEAKIQTIRSQDIRADKWRKLVWNASLNTLSAISGCSPLELLGREETRELVRRAMYEVVDVAQASGIALDYKHADRHIQATMGLPDVRTSMAWDVSANRPVEHEALCGVVVKMGEAAGVPTPTLRIFYTLLDLYEERRKKQ